A genomic window from Erythrobacter sp. BLCC-B19 includes:
- a CDS encoding DUF1223 domain-containing protein, with translation MTFNRSVIALFGTLVVLGAATLGVSHDAPAAPATRNPVAVTGEPVLLELFTSQGCSSCPPADRLAETLATDPNLVVIARPVTYWDRLGWKDTLAREDNTALQQNYARRGLAGRNGVYTPQLVVNGQFGAVGSNARSIADGVARFGQAGGAAIRVARDRTGYAIDLSGSTPGKAELVLLAVTRRVTVGIGSGENGGRRIGYTNVLRAETKIGEWAGGQARLALDAGQLKVPGADRYALVLRQPGGGTVLAARWVA, from the coding sequence ATGACCTTCAATCGCTCTGTGATTGCGCTGTTCGGCACGCTCGTCGTGCTGGGCGCGGCGACGCTTGGTGTCTCGCATGATGCGCCCGCTGCGCCCGCCACGCGCAATCCGGTTGCGGTGACCGGCGAGCCGGTGCTGCTTGAGCTGTTCACCAGTCAGGGCTGTTCGTCCTGCCCGCCGGCCGACAGGCTTGCCGAGACGCTGGCAACCGATCCCAACCTTGTCGTGATCGCGCGGCCTGTCACCTATTGGGATCGGCTCGGGTGGAAAGACACGCTGGCACGCGAGGATAACACCGCGCTCCAGCAGAACTACGCGCGCCGGGGTCTTGCAGGGCGCAACGGGGTCTATACCCCGCAGCTGGTGGTGAACGGCCAGTTTGGCGCCGTCGGTTCGAACGCCCGGAGCATCGCTGACGGGGTCGCGCGGTTCGGCCAGGCAGGGGGCGCGGCCATCCGGGTGGCACGGGACAGGACGGGTTATGCCATCGATCTGTCAGGCAGCACGCCGGGCAAGGCCGAACTGGTTCTGCTTGCCGTGACCCGCCGGGTGACGGTCGGCATCGGCAGCGGCGAGAATGGCGGGCGCCGGATCGGCTACACCAACGTGCTGCGCGCCGAGACCAAGATCGGCGAATGGGCGGGCGGCCAGGCGCGGCTTGCGCTGGACGCGGGCCAACTCAAGGTGCCGGGGGCAGATCGCTATGCGCTGGTGCTGCGCCAGCCGGGCGGCGGCACGGTGCTCGCCGCGCGCTGGGTCGCCTAG
- a CDS encoding agmatine deiminase family protein, producing MTYIMPPEWAPQDWLWIGFPHLAEEWPGWLEPAQEQMAAFASAVAESGQQVRLLVRDAANEARARALVSSKVTLDRRVYGDVWLRDTGPLVVTDGQTRIARRFGFNGWGGKYLMPGDMEIGEAIARDAGLTVTHTPMILEGGAVDGDGTGLVATTEQCLLNPNRNPQMNRAAIEAELATHLGFDRVLWLGDGLINDHTDGHVDNLARFVGPNRLVVPDATGKDDPNAAIYADAAARAEAFGVEVVRIPSPGRIEREGRVEPASYVNFAITTHLVVVPTFGSPHDADGVAAIAALFPDRECVGLPGEAVLAGGGGFHCASQQMPAL from the coding sequence ATGACCTACATCATGCCTCCCGAATGGGCTCCGCAGGACTGGCTGTGGATCGGTTTCCCGCATCTCGCCGAGGAATGGCCGGGCTGGCTCGAACCGGCGCAGGAGCAGATGGCGGCCTTTGCCAGCGCCGTTGCCGAGAGCGGCCAGCAGGTGCGCCTGCTGGTGCGCGACGCGGCCAACGAAGCCCGCGCGCGCGCGCTGGTGAGCAGCAAGGTGACGCTCGATCGCCGCGTCTATGGCGATGTCTGGTTGCGCGATACCGGGCCGCTGGTGGTGACTGATGGCCAGACCCGCATCGCCCGGCGCTTCGGCTTCAACGGCTGGGGCGGGAAGTACCTGATGCCCGGCGACATGGAGATCGGCGAGGCCATCGCGCGCGATGCGGGCCTCACCGTTACCCACACGCCGATGATTCTCGAAGGCGGCGCGGTCGATGGCGATGGCACCGGGCTGGTCGCGACGACCGAGCAATGCCTGCTCAACCCCAATCGCAATCCGCAGATGAATCGCGCCGCAATCGAGGCGGAACTGGCGACGCATCTCGGTTTCGATCGGGTGCTGTGGCTGGGCGACGGCCTGATCAATGATCACACCGACGGGCACGTCGACAATCTCGCGCGGTTTGTCGGCCCGAACCGGCTGGTGGTGCCTGACGCGACCGGCAAGGACGATCCCAACGCCGCGATCTACGCCGATGCGGCCGCCCGCGCCGAGGCTTTCGGGGTCGAAGTCGTGCGCATCCCCTCGCCCGGCCGGATCGAGCGCGAGGGCCGGGTCGAACCGGCGAGCTACGTCAATTTCGCGATTACCACACATCTGGTGGTCGTGCCGACCTTCGGCTCCCCCCACGATGCCGACGGGGTCGCCGCCATCGCCGCGCTGTTCCCCGACCGCGAGTGCGTCGGCCTGCCGGGTGAGGCGGTGCTGGCCGGCGGCGGCGGCTTCCACTGTGCCAGCCAGCAGATGCCGGCGCTTTAA
- the glnE gene encoding bifunctional [glutamate--ammonia ligase]-adenylyl-L-tyrosine phosphorylase/[glutamate--ammonia-ligase] adenylyltransferase, with protein sequence MGETLTPDWAGALRRARAHSPFLARALDRQPDLAALLEAGEGAAALAWARTQSQHPDAEIALRRERLALAAALAVGDLAGAFPLAQVVHELTAFADRALDTAIRTAITERTDLDSADGFIALALGKQGAGELNYSSDIDPVLLFDRDRLPRRASDDPGEAAQRYARRVVALLAANTADGYALRVDLRLRPASEINPLCVPVGAALTHYQGAALAWERAAFTRARAAAGDIAAGEAFLAQIRPFVWRSQLDFGAIEEISALTMRIRDSHAGPPLPGPGFDVKRGRGGIREIEFYAQTHQLIHGGRDVSLRVRGTRAGLDALAAAGWIDAENARVLGEGYDRLRAIEHRLQMVHDRQTHALPEGEALDNVARLDGLADGAALVAELTDLTTRTGRIYEELIGRSAAAPVAVAMPTSRLARQLGDWGLAEPEVLAERIETWRDGRHAAIRSPQAIEAWDRLAPALLEAIAHSDDPMRAITRWERIIESVPSAITTFRLLDARPDLTRRLVAALTLAPVLSDELARKPELLDTLIDRDALELPGEVPAIMARMRGAAVREDYEALLDAIRIVTGEIRFALGIQLIEGLADPLAIARALSRTAEAALQLATDATVAEFTAKHGRIGASELLILGLGRLGGGALTHASDLDLVYLFTGDFAAQSDGPRPLGGTIYYNRLASRVSAALSVPTAQGALYEVDTRLRPQGNQGPLAVSCEAFGKYQREAAWTWEHMALARARVLYGSAAARAQLEAVLAEVLHARRDRAALREAVLGMRAEMAKHKPQAGPVDAKLARGGLVDIEFLVHYLQLKGETADGSPLAETAPEALSPDLEQALAGLAAAGLVPADLAEPHGLMSRMLVAGRLLAPDGREPPPSGARALARACGCDSYAALLEAFAAARARVAQVWKQILGTDILAHEQENPA encoded by the coding sequence ATGGGAGAGACACTCACACCAGACTGGGCGGGCGCGCTCCGCCGGGCGCGGGCCCATTCGCCGTTTCTGGCACGGGCGCTTGATCGTCAGCCCGATCTGGCCGCTTTGCTGGAAGCAGGCGAAGGCGCGGCCGCGCTGGCATGGGCGCGCACGCAGAGCCAGCACCCCGACGCAGAGATCGCGCTGCGGCGTGAACGCCTTGCCCTTGCCGCCGCACTGGCGGTGGGCGATTTGGCGGGCGCCTTCCCCCTCGCCCAAGTGGTGCACGAACTGACCGCCTTCGCCGACCGCGCGCTCGACACAGCGATCCGCACCGCGATCACCGAACGCACCGATCTGGACAGCGCGGATGGCTTCATCGCGCTCGCGCTCGGCAAGCAGGGGGCGGGCGAACTCAACTATTCCTCCGACATCGACCCCGTGCTGCTGTTCGATCGTGATCGCCTGCCGCGCCGGGCGAGCGATGATCCGGGCGAGGCTGCGCAGCGCTATGCCCGGCGGGTGGTGGCACTGCTGGCGGCCAACACCGCCGATGGCTATGCCCTGCGGGTCGACCTCAGGCTGCGCCCGGCGAGCGAGATCAACCCGCTGTGCGTGCCGGTGGGCGCGGCGCTGACGCATTATCAGGGCGCCGCGCTGGCGTGGGAGCGCGCCGCCTTTACCCGCGCGCGGGCAGCAGCGGGGGACATTGCCGCAGGCGAGGCGTTCCTCGCCCAGATCCGCCCCTTCGTGTGGCGCAGCCAGCTCGATTTTGGCGCGATCGAGGAGATCAGCGCGCTCACCATGCGCATCCGCGACAGTCACGCAGGCCCACCCCTCCCCGGCCCCGGCTTCGATGTGAAGCGCGGACGCGGCGGTATCCGCGAGATCGAGTTCTATGCGCAGACCCACCAGTTGATCCACGGCGGGCGCGATGTCTCGCTGCGGGTCAGGGGCACGCGCGCAGGCCTCGATGCACTGGCAGCGGCAGGCTGGATCGACGCCGAGAATGCGCGGGTGCTCGGCGAAGGCTATGACCGGCTGCGCGCCATTGAGCACCGCCTGCAGATGGTTCACGACCGCCAGACCCATGCCTTGCCCGAGGGCGAGGCGCTCGACAATGTTGCCCGGCTTGACGGGCTGGCGGATGGCGCGGCGCTGGTGGCGGAACTGACCGACCTCACCACGCGCACCGGGCGCATCTACGAAGAGCTGATCGGGCGCAGCGCCGCCGCCCCGGTCGCGGTCGCCATGCCCACAAGCCGCCTTGCCCGGCAACTCGGGGATTGGGGGCTTGCCGAACCCGAGGTGTTGGCCGAGCGAATCGAGACATGGCGCGACGGGCGTCATGCCGCGATCCGCTCACCCCAGGCGATCGAGGCGTGGGACAGGCTCGCACCCGCCCTCCTCGAAGCGATCGCGCACAGCGATGATCCGATGCGCGCGATCACCCGCTGGGAGCGCATCATCGAGAGCGTGCCTTCCGCGATCACGACGTTCCGCCTGCTCGACGCGCGGCCCGATCTCACGCGCCGGCTGGTCGCGGCGCTTACGCTTGCACCCGTCCTGTCTGACGAATTGGCGCGCAAGCCCGAACTGCTCGACACCCTGATCGACCGCGACGCGCTCGAACTGCCGGGCGAGGTGCCTGCGATCATGGCCCGGATGCGCGGCGCGGCGGTGCGCGAGGATTACGAGGCGCTGCTCGACGCAATCCGCATCGTGACCGGCGAGATCCGCTTCGCGCTCGGGATCCAGCTGATCGAAGGGCTGGCCGATCCGCTCGCGATTGCCCGCGCCCTGTCCCGCACCGCGGAGGCAGCGCTCCAGCTTGCGACGGACGCGACGGTGGCCGAATTCACCGCCAAGCACGGGCGCATTGGGGCAAGCGAGCTGCTGATTCTCGGCCTCGGGCGGCTGGGGGGCGGGGCGCTGACCCATGCGAGCGATCTTGATCTGGTCTACCTCTTCACCGGCGATTTCGCCGCGCAGTCAGACGGCCCGCGCCCGCTGGGCGGGACGATCTACTACAACCGTCTCGCCAGCCGGGTGAGCGCCGCGCTGTCGGTGCCGACCGCGCAAGGCGCGCTCTACGAAGTCGACACGCGCCTGAGGCCGCAGGGCAATCAAGGCCCGCTGGCGGTCAGCTGCGAGGCTTTCGGCAAGTACCAGCGCGAGGCGGCCTGGACGTGGGAGCACATGGCGCTCGCCCGCGCGCGGGTGCTCTATGGTTCGGCGGCGGCACGGGCGCAGTTGGAGGCGGTGCTGGCCGAGGTGCTCCACGCCCGGCGCGACAGGGCCGCCTTGCGTGAGGCAGTGCTGGGGATGCGCGCCGAGATGGCGAAGCACAAGCCGCAGGCCGGGCCGGTCGATGCCAAGCTCGCGCGCGGCGGGCTCGTCGACATCGAGTTTCTCGTTCACTACCTGCAATTGAAGGGCGAAACCGCCGATGGCTCTCCGCTGGCCGAAACGGCCCCCGAAGCGCTGTCGCCCGATCTCGAACAGGCGCTGGCGGGCCTTGCGGCCGCAGGCCTCGTCCCTGCCGATCTGGCCGAGCCGCATGGCCTGATGAGCCGGATGCTCGTCGCCGGACGCCTGCTCGCCCCCGATGGCCGCGAACCCCCGCCGTCGGGCGCGCGGGCGCTGGCGCGGGCCTGCGGGTGCGATTCCTACGCCGCGCTGCTGGAGGCTTTCGCCGCCGCGCGGGCAAGGGTCGCGCAGGTGTGGAAACAAATTCTGGGCACAGACATTCTCGCACACGAACAGGAGAACCCCGCATGA
- a CDS encoding peroxiredoxin, translated as MSNFPGVGDAIPDIAMETPEGGSVKPSDFAGSKLVIFFYPKDDTPGCTTENKDFSALKDQFEAAGTKLLGVSKDPAKKHAKFIAKHGLTAPLATDAEEGGLSDALGVWAEKQMYGKTYMSMVRATYLIGPDGKIARIWDKVKVAGHAEEVLAAAKAL; from the coding sequence ATGAGCAACTTCCCCGGCGTCGGTGACGCCATCCCCGATATCGCCATGGAAACCCCCGAGGGCGGCAGCGTGAAACCGTCCGACTTTGCCGGTTCCAAGCTGGTGATCTTCTTCTACCCCAAGGACGACACCCCGGGCTGCACCACCGAGAACAAGGATTTCTCCGCGCTGAAAGACCAGTTCGAGGCAGCGGGCACCAAGCTTCTCGGCGTCAGCAAGGACCCGGCCAAGAAGCACGCCAAGTTCATCGCCAAGCACGGCCTCACCGCGCCGCTCGCCACCGATGCCGAAGAGGGCGGCCTGTCGGACGCGCTCGGCGTGTGGGCGGAAAAGCAGATGTACGGCAAGACCTACATGAGCATGGTTCGGGCGACCTATCTGATCGGGCCGGACGGCAAGATCGCGCGCATCTGGGACAAGGTGAAAGTCGCAGGGCACGCCGAGGAAGTGCTGGCAGCGGCCAAGGCGCTGTAA
- a CDS encoding ferritin-like domain-containing protein, which yields MQTIARAIRAALLTAEPRAKCFATRQLARDWRRGKLAWEFDVAMPDQPAWPDAPELLPPNRMPKRGKGGSERARIALWHSLAHIEFVAIDLALDMAGRFGAGMGREFVDDFLSVAADEAMHFALLARKLESMGSHYGALPAHAGLWEAAHATRADVAARLAVVPMVLEARGLDVTPATLERVAASGDAHGAKILARILDDEIRHVAAGTKHFLRCAEMARAQPESLWQSLVKRHFRGHVKPPFNDSARLAAGLSRGFYAEIAH from the coding sequence ATGCAAACCATCGCCCGCGCCATCCGCGCCGCGCTTCTGACCGCAGAGCCGCGCGCCAAGTGCTTTGCCACCCGCCAGCTCGCGCGTGATTGGCGGCGGGGCAAGCTGGCGTGGGAATTCGACGTCGCGATGCCGGACCAGCCCGCCTGGCCCGACGCGCCCGAACTGCTCCCGCCGAATCGGATGCCCAAGCGCGGCAAGGGCGGCAGCGAGCGGGCGCGAATCGCGCTGTGGCACAGCCTTGCCCATATCGAATTCGTCGCCATCGATCTGGCGCTCGACATGGCCGGGCGATTCGGGGCCGGGATGGGCCGCGAATTCGTCGATGACTTTCTCAGCGTTGCGGCGGACGAGGCGATGCATTTCGCGCTGCTCGCCCGCAAGCTCGAGTCGATGGGCAGCCATTACGGCGCCCTGCCCGCACACGCCGGCCTGTGGGAGGCCGCCCACGCCACCCGCGCGGATGTCGCGGCACGCCTCGCCGTGGTGCCGATGGTGCTCGAGGCGCGCGGGTTGGATGTCACGCCAGCGACGCTCGAACGGGTCGCGGCCAGCGGCGATGCCCATGGCGCGAAAATTCTCGCCCGCATCCTTGACGACGAAATTCGCCACGTCGCGGCCGGCACCAAGCACTTTCTGCGCTGTGCCGAAATGGCGCGCGCGCAGCCCGAATCCCTGTGGCAGAGCCTCGTAAAACGGCACTTTCGGGGGCACGTTAAGCCGCCGTTCAACGACTCAGCGCGTCTTGCAGCCGGTTTGTCGCGCGGATTCTATGCAGAGATTGCGCATTAA
- a CDS encoding M23 family metallopeptidase, giving the protein MLKLAFTACSAILVSAAAPALANTATATTTTTTAVDVTAPLKEGETPVVDTGDARFKSLFSSWKQLEATSPTLGTGEEVVTAYSSPVPTRSISVPSRMPLEGAQLTSGFGMRTHPVLGGRRQHAGIDLAAPTGTPVYATADGVVSRADWFSSYGLYISIEHGASMQTRFGHLSRLAVAAGDNVKKGDLIGYVGSTGRSTGPHLHYEVRVDGVAVNPIPYMVESEAQLAYARDARLTGQGGE; this is encoded by the coding sequence GTGTTGAAGCTCGCTTTCACAGCTTGCTCCGCAATTCTGGTTTCCGCCGCTGCTCCGGCCCTCGCCAATACCGCGACCGCCACGACCACCACCACCACCGCTGTCGACGTGACCGCACCGCTCAAGGAAGGTGAGACCCCGGTGGTCGACACCGGCGATGCGCGCTTCAAGTCGCTGTTCTCGAGCTGGAAGCAGCTGGAAGCCACCAGCCCGACGCTCGGCACGGGTGAAGAGGTGGTGACCGCCTATTCCTCGCCCGTCCCGACCCGCAGCATTTCGGTGCCGTCGCGGATGCCGCTCGAAGGCGCGCAGCTGACCAGCGGTTTCGGGATGCGCACCCACCCGGTGCTCGGCGGCCGTCGCCAGCACGCCGGGATCGATCTCGCCGCGCCGACCGGCACCCCGGTCTATGCCACCGCCGACGGCGTCGTCAGCCGCGCCGACTGGTTTTCGAGCTACGGCCTCTACATCAGCATCGAACATGGCGCTTCGATGCAGACCCGCTTCGGCCACTTGTCGCGTCTGGCGGTTGCCGCGGGCGACAACGTCAAGAAGGGCGACCTGATCGGCTATGTCGGGTCGACCGGCCGTTCGACCGGCCCGCACCTGCATTATGAAGTTCGCGTGGATGGGGTTGCAGTCAATCCAATTCCGTATATGGTGGAGAGCGAAGCACAGCTGGCCTACGCCCGCGATGCACGCCTGACCGGTCAGGGCGGCGAGTAA
- a CDS encoding acyl-CoA synthetase, with translation MHPIAYAATRPDHPAVIMTGSGKQITYGEMDAESNRFAHLLRAHGIGAGDAFAVLLENRIEYFTLIWGSQRAGTMLVPISSRLTAPEAAYIIRDAQAKLLITSGYFSGILGDIRAECPGLAVLVMDSGDAEDFAASLAAQPATPIPDQSAGLLMLYSSGTTGRPKGIRPAPPEDPDPAAPVPLLGLATMGMGMPADGSMVYLSPAPLYHAAPIGWCSVVHRLGGTVVMMEKFDPEEALKAIETYKVTDSQWVPTHFVRFLRLDPAVRTKYDLSSHQRAIHAAAPCPVPIKREMIDWWGPIVNEYYAGSEMIGMTLVKSEHWLMKPGTVGVAVHGKVHVCGPDGEELGPDEDGLIFFENVNLPTYHNDPDKTREAMHPKGWMTLGDIGHLDKDGFLFLTDRKSHMIISGGVNIYPQEIENLLVTHPKVMDAAVIGAPCPDLGEKVVAVVQPRDMAQAGAALEAELREFLSGSLSKIKMPKLFDFRADLPREANGKLYKRELRDEYAAKAKEAAA, from the coding sequence ATGCACCCGATCGCCTATGCCGCGACCCGGCCCGACCACCCCGCCGTCATCATGACCGGATCGGGCAAGCAGATCACCTATGGCGAAATGGACGCGGAATCGAACCGCTTTGCCCACCTGCTGCGCGCGCACGGGATCGGCGCGGGCGATGCCTTTGCGGTGCTGCTGGAAAACCGGATCGAATACTTCACCCTGATCTGGGGCTCGCAGCGCGCGGGCACGATGCTGGTGCCCATCTCAAGCCGCCTGACCGCGCCCGAGGCGGCCTACATCATCCGCGACGCGCAGGCGAAGCTGCTGATCACCAGCGGCTATTTCAGCGGCATTCTCGGCGACATCCGCGCCGAGTGCCCCGGCCTTGCCGTGCTGGTGATGGATTCGGGCGATGCAGAGGATTTCGCGGCTTCGCTGGCGGCCCAGCCTGCCACGCCGATCCCCGACCAGAGCGCCGGTCTGCTGATGCTCTATTCCTCCGGCACCACCGGCCGGCCCAAGGGTATCCGCCCCGCGCCGCCCGAAGACCCCGATCCCGCTGCGCCCGTCCCGCTGCTGGGCCTTGCGACGATGGGCATGGGGATGCCGGCCGATGGCAGCATGGTCTATCTCTCCCCCGCCCCGCTCTACCACGCCGCGCCGATCGGCTGGTGTTCGGTCGTGCACCGGCTGGGCGGCACGGTGGTGATGATGGAGAAGTTCGATCCCGAAGAGGCGCTGAAGGCGATCGAGACCTACAAGGTCACCGACAGCCAGTGGGTGCCGACCCACTTCGTGCGCTTCCTGCGGCTCGACCCCGCGGTGCGCACGAAATACGACCTCTCAAGCCACCAGCGCGCGATCCACGCCGCCGCGCCCTGCCCGGTGCCGATCAAGCGCGAGATGATCGACTGGTGGGGGCCGATCGTGAACGAATACTACGCCGGCTCCGAGATGATCGGGATGACGCTGGTGAAGTCGGAACACTGGCTGATGAAGCCCGGCACGGTCGGGGTCGCGGTGCATGGCAAGGTTCATGTCTGCGGGCCCGACGGCGAAGAACTGGGGCCGGATGAGGACGGGCTGATCTTCTTCGAGAACGTCAACCTGCCGACCTACCACAATGATCCCGACAAGACCCGCGAGGCGATGCATCCCAAGGGCTGGATGACGCTGGGCGACATCGGCCATTTGGACAAGGACGGCTTCCTGTTCCTGACCGACCGCAAGAGCCACATGATCATCAGCGGCGGGGTCAACATCTACCCGCAGGAAATCGAGAACCTGCTCGTCACCCACCCCAAGGTGATGGACGCCGCCGTGATCGGCGCCCCCTGCCCTGACCTTGGCGAAAAGGTCGTCGCGGTGGTGCAGCCGCGCGACATGGCGCAGGCCGGGGCGGCGCTGGAGGCGGAGCTGCGCGAATTCCTGAGCGGCAGCCTCTCCAAGATCAAGATGCCCAAGCTGTTCGACTTCCGCGCCGACTTGCCGCGCGAGGCCAACGGCAAGCTCTACAAGCGCGAGCTGCGCGATGAGTATGCGGCCAAGGCCAAGGAAGCCGCGGCATGA
- a CDS encoding cytochrome P450: MSEAVLSGDLARAVIDPHGYAQWDGLLDTFDHIRATTPVAKVQPDTPGLFDPFWLVTRYDDVMRISKDNTAFLNNPRPVVFSFNQAIEFSRAATGSNMLVDSLVVFDAPVHPKYRKLTQEWFMPRNLAKLEGELRALAARTVENMIASGPEVDFVKLVSGPYPLRVVMQILGVPPEDEFRMQMLTQQLFGGQDKDLSGTGMDQMTPEQVVQIVAGAVKTFEDYFAALAEDRRKNPTDDVASVIANALVDGQPLPPRDMAGYYIIVATAGHDTTSASTAGAMQALANDPEQYARVRADRSLLPGIVEEAIRWTSPVQHFMRTAAEDCELGGQQIKAGDWLMINYVAANHDPAQFPDPRRFDAARSPNRHLAFGAGAHQCLGLHLARLEMKILFEAILDRVAAVEPAGAAARASSTFVGGLKTLPLKVTPA, encoded by the coding sequence ATGAGTGAGGCTGTCCTTTCGGGCGACCTCGCCCGCGCGGTGATCGACCCGCACGGCTATGCGCAATGGGACGGGCTGCTCGACACCTTCGACCACATCCGTGCGACCACCCCGGTGGCAAAGGTGCAGCCCGACACGCCGGGGCTGTTCGATCCCTTCTGGCTCGTCACCCGCTATGACGATGTGATGCGCATTTCGAAGGACAACACCGCTTTCCTCAACAACCCGAGGCCCGTGGTGTTCAGCTTCAACCAGGCGATCGAATTCAGCCGCGCGGCGACGGGTTCGAATATGCTGGTCGATTCGCTGGTGGTGTTCGACGCGCCGGTGCATCCCAAATACCGCAAGCTGACCCAGGAATGGTTCATGCCGCGCAACCTCGCCAAGCTTGAGGGCGAGCTGCGCGCGCTGGCGGCCCGCACCGTCGAGAACATGATCGCTTCCGGCCCGGAGGTGGACTTCGTCAAGCTCGTCTCCGGCCCCTATCCCTTGCGTGTGGTGATGCAGATCCTCGGCGTGCCGCCCGAGGATGAATTCCGGATGCAGATGCTCACCCAGCAGCTGTTCGGCGGGCAGGACAAGGACTTGTCGGGCACCGGGATGGATCAGATGACCCCCGAACAGGTCGTCCAGATCGTCGCAGGCGCCGTGAAGACCTTCGAGGACTACTTCGCCGCGCTCGCCGAAGATCGCAGGAAGAACCCGACCGACGATGTGGCAAGCGTCATCGCCAATGCGCTGGTCGACGGCCAGCCGCTCCCGCCGCGCGACATGGCGGGCTATTACATCATCGTCGCCACCGCCGGGCACGACACCACCTCGGCCAGCACCGCAGGCGCGATGCAGGCGCTGGCGAACGATCCCGAACAATACGCGCGCGTGCGCGCCGATCGCTCGCTGCTCCCCGGCATCGTCGAGGAAGCGATCCGCTGGACCAGCCCGGTGCAGCACTTCATGCGCACCGCAGCCGAAGATTGCGAGCTGGGCGGGCAGCAGATCAAGGCGGGCGACTGGCTGATGATCAACTATGTCGCGGCCAATCACGATCCTGCGCAGTTCCCCGACCCGCGCCGGTTCGATGCGGCCCGTTCGCCCAACCGGCATCTTGCCTTCGGCGCAGGCGCGCACCAGTGCCTCGGCCTGCATCTGGCGCGGCTGGAGATGAAGATCCTGTTCGAGGCGATCCTCGATCGGGTCGCGGCGGTCGAACCGGCAGGCGCCGCAGCGCGGGCCAGCAGCACCTTTGTGGGCGGCCTCAAGACCCTGCCGCTGAAGGTGACGCCGGCCTGA
- a CDS encoding OB-fold-containig protein produces the protein MSLLEPHNLPFVIALAMLAVIALVQVTGAADLLDGAGDADAADGLELGGLGDALTALLGLGRVPLLIWLASLLLMFGSLGLIGQAWIADLLGAPLSAGWAMLAAGGAALPLNSLAMRPLGAVIPKDETTAIDLDDLVRRDAEIQIGTARTGSPARAKVIDIHGQAHFVMVEPHDAATELRTGDTVLLVRREGQTFFGVLYESPLLGLDR, from the coding sequence ATGAGCCTGCTTGAACCGCACAACCTGCCGTTCGTGATCGCGCTCGCGATGCTGGCGGTGATCGCGCTGGTGCAGGTCACGGGCGCGGCCGATCTGCTGGACGGCGCGGGCGATGCCGATGCCGCCGATGGGCTTGAACTTGGCGGGCTGGGCGATGCGCTGACCGCCTTGCTCGGGCTTGGCCGGGTGCCGCTGCTGATCTGGCTCGCCAGCCTGCTGCTGATGTTCGGCAGCCTCGGCCTGATCGGGCAGGCCTGGATTGCCGACCTCCTCGGCGCGCCGCTTTCGGCCGGATGGGCGATGCTGGCGGCGGGTGGCGCAGCGCTGCCGCTCAACAGCCTTGCCATGCGTCCGCTGGGCGCGGTGATCCCCAAGGACGAGACCACCGCGATCGATCTCGACGATCTGGTGCGGCGCGATGCCGAAATCCAGATCGGCACGGCGCGCACCGGCTCCCCGGCCCGCGCCAAGGTGATCGACATTCACGGGCAGGCCCATTTCGTCATGGTCGAACCCCATGACGCTGCAACCGAATTGCGGACGGGTGACACCGTCCTGCTGGTGCGCCGCGAAGGCCAGACCTTCTTTGGCGTGCTCTATGAAAGCCCGTTGCTCGGGCTGGACCGTTAA